The genomic DNA TGGTGTcagattgctgacagaaggcaagagtcgatgctccggctgctggagcatcaaactgatatgctccagcatatggttgagctgcaggaaaggcagcaggagcagagacagctgctatagcccctgtgtaaccaacaagttccatagcttcctcacccagacgcccaagaacgcggtggggagGCCTacagccacccagccactccaccccagaggattgccaaAGCAACAGAacgctggccttcaataagtgttaaagttttaaagtgcagtgtgtccttgtccttccctcctcccccaccccacctggtgcttccctcctcccccatcactccctggctaccttggcagttatccccctatttgtgtgatgaatcaataaagaatgcatgaatgtgaagtaacaatgactttattgcctctgcaagcagtgatcgaaagggggaggggagggtggttagcttacagggaagtagagtgaaccgggggggggggggttcatcaaggagaaagaaacagaagtttcacaccgtagcctggccagtcacaaaactggttttaaaagcttctctgatgcgcaccgtgccctgctgtactcttctaaccgccctggtgtctggctgcatgtaatcagcagccaggcgatgtgcctcagcctcccaccccgccataaatgtctcccccttactgtcacagatattgtggagcgcacagcaagcagtaataacaatgggaatattggtttcgctgaggtctatccgagtcagtaaactgcgccagcgcacttttaaacgtccaaatgcacattctaccaccattctgcacttgctcagcctatagttgaacaggtcctgactactgtccaggctgcctgtgtacggcttcatgagccatggcattaaggggtaggctgggttcccaaggataactataggcatttcaacatccccaacggttattttctggtccagggagaaagtcccttcctccagcttttgaaacagaccagagttcctgaagatgcaagcatcatgtacctttcccggccatcccacgttgatgttagtgaaatgtcccttgtgatccaccagggcttgcagcagcattgaaaagtaccccttgcggtttaggtactcggtggcttggtgctccggtgacaggatagggatatgggttccgtctatggccccaccacagtttgggaatcccattgcagcaaaaccatccactatgacctgcacgtttcccagagtcactacccttgaccAACtaccagcaggtctttgattgtgttggctacttagATCGCAGCAGCCCcctcagtagatttgcccactccaaattgattcccgactgaccggtagttgtctggcgttgcaagcttctacagtgctatcgccactcgcttctcaattgtgagggctgctctcatcttgttattctggtgcttcagggcaggagaaagcaactcacaaatttccatgaaagtgcccttacgcatgcgaaagtttcacagccactagGAATCATCCCACatctgcaacacgatgcggtcccaccagtgtgtgcttgtttcctgggcccagaattggcgttccatggcatgaacctgccccattaacaccatgatttgcacattgctggtgcccatactttgtgagaggtctatgtccatgtctatttcttcatcactctcgttgccgcgctgcagtcgcctcctcacctgattttgctttggcaggttctggctctgcatatactcctgAATAATGCACATGGTGTTTATAGTgatcataattgccgcagtgatctgagcgggctccatgatcccagtgctatagCGTCTGGGCTCAAAAAAGctgcaaaactattgtctgatggagggagggaggggcaactgacgacatggctcagggaattaaaatcaacaaaggtagctgtgcatcagggagaaacacaaacaactgtcacacagaatggcccccccaaagattgaactcaaaaccctgggtttagcaggccgttgatttcacggagggagggtgaagcaaatgaatacagaacaaatctggtccatctatcttttacatcttaggctggcagcagatggtgcagcatgactgatagccattggcatcttctgggtgcttggcagaagatgctgcattatgattgctagccatcattgtcaagacggtgcaataggactgccggcaggactgagtctccaggagacaaaacatgtctgcccaggcacctctgactgaactcactgaggagtacgacggcgacggataccaatcgtaatgcaccatctgctgccaaaaggcaaggagctgctgctgtatagcaatgcagtcccacatctgccagcaccaaGTATGCcaatgatggctaccagtcatactgcaccgtctactgccaaaaggcaattagctgctgctgtgtagcaatgcagtaccacgtctgccggcacccagatgacatatggtgatggtgagctgagctgagcgggctccatgcttgctgtggtatgtcgtctgcacaggtaacccaggaaaaaaggcgcaaaacgattgtctgccgttgatccgagggagggggggctgacgacatgtacccagaatcccctgcgacactgtttttgcctcatcaggcattgggatctcaacccagaattccaatgggcggcggagactgcgggaactgtgggatagctacccacagtgcaacgctccagaagtcgacgctagcctcggtactgtggatgcagtccgccgacttaatgcacttagagcattttatgtggggacacacacaatcgactgtataaaaaccaTTTCTAAAAAAACGGCTTccataaattcaacctaatttcgtagtgtagacataccctcagactcaGGCAACCCTTTATAGTCTCTTTGCTGTCCCCATTCCCTTGCAAGCACTTTCCCAAACAACAAAAGTGGTGGTTACTCAAATTTGGGGTTGCTAAATTTCTGATTacagaaaaccaaacactcttGCCCCAAACCCAGACcccccttctctgaggtcccaccccactcactccatcccccatccTTCCATTTCTCGCTCTCCCCAACCTTCCCTGACTTGCTCAATTTCCCCAGGCTGGTGCACAGGTTTGGGTTGTGGAAGgcgatgagggctctggctgggagtgcaggctctggggtggggctgaggatgaggggattggggtgcaggagggggctctgagctggagccaagtgattcagagtgtgggaaggagtgagggttccggctgggggtacaggctctggggcggggccagaaatgaggggctcagagtgtgggagggagctctggaccttagcagggggttggagtgcaggatgggattagggctccagctgggggtgtgggccctggagtggggctggtgatgaggggtttgaggtgcaagagggggctccagtCTGGGGCTGAggtgtttggagtgtgggaggtggctcagggctggggaagggggttgggttgcagtAGGAGGTGTGGGCTTCAGGTGGCACTTCCCTCAAGTgtctcccggaagcagtggcatgtcccccttccaTCTCCTAGGAGGATACGCAGCGAGGTGGCTCAACGTGATgcaccatccacaggcaccacccccacagctcccattggctgtggttcctggacaatgggagctggggagccggagctcagagcaggggcagcacacagagctccctggctgccccatagcctaggaaccagaggggggacatgccactgcttccaggaaccATGCGGAGCCAGGACACGCAGGGAGGTTGCCTTATCCTGCTgcgctgccaactggacttttagtggcctggtcAGCACTGGTTACTGGAACCGCCagtgtccctttttgaccaggagttctggtcaaaaaccagatgtTTACAACCCTACTCACACTTTCTTCACTGCAGGCCCACTTCAGTCAGTTCTAGGTACAGGAACATTCTCTGCACTGGCTTCACTGGCCCAACAATAGCTGCCCTGGCTCCTGGCTAGGTCAAAGTCCCAGCAGACTCTCAATAGCAGCTTCTGGCTTTATAGCAGCAGCTTAGCAGCAGTCCTGGCTTGCAAAGAGCTTCACAAAGAAATCTCcacagacacccctccccccacagcaggaTCTCTGCTCCCCACCAAGATGGAGCCCACTGCATACTCTCCCTGCATCCCTTGGAAGCAGAAGTTTCCAAGGCTGGATTGCTGCTCTCAGGATTTTCCCAATTGTAACAATCCCAAATCAATTCAGAGATCCCTCTAGTAGAGGGTACCTACAGTTAGGACACCCACCTGGGGTATAGGACATCCACTGTTCAAgttcccctccccctgaaaaGGACAAAGAATTTGAACAGACATTTCCTGCCTCATGGCTTTTTTGATAAATACTTGCATATTCATTGGGTGAAAGAGCATGTGAGACTCACTCTCTAGTTTGGTGGTTGGGGTTCTCCCCTGGAAGGTGGCAGCCCCAGGAGCCAGGTGCACTGCTCTGAcaactctttaattatttatgtaaATTGGAACTCCATTCAACAGGTAAGGCTGAGGGAACCCCACAGCAGAATGTCCCAGAgctcagtggttaaggcactcatctGGGAGGTGGAAACCCCCTctacaaatcccttctcctcattaGATAGATAGGAAACTGAACggggggtctcccacctcccaggtgtgtACCAAAGCCTCTAAGCTAAAAGGTATAGGGAAGCTTCTATTGCACCCAACTCCTCCTCCATTGTTTCTTGCACGAAACCCCTTAGGAACCTACCTCCagcagacagttcctgtctgtacATCACAAGAAGAGATAGGCACTTCACTTCAGCTTGGACCTAGGCACTGGACTCCTGTTGAGGGGCAGGGCCTAGCACATATGCCTCAACTCAGCATATCCCATTAGCAAGTTTAGGTAGCTCCCCACACTGAATCCTGACTTTTGTGGAGCCCATTGTTTGGTGCCTATCTCCCTCCTCTCATTCTACAGGGAACCTAGGCCCCAAAcccaggctttgtgaatcacagtgtcTTTCAATATGCCTAAAATTTAAGCATGGCGAGAAGGAGACATATTAATCACACTGGATGTACCCCGATGAACAATGAATTCCTGGTCAAAAATAGATGCTGTGATTAATGGCTTTACATGTCCCAGGACCAAAGAATGGTATATATGAGTTCACCAGCAATGCAGATTTCCTCTTAGACCTCAGATATCCCATGTGCAATCTAATTATAAATGATATTATGGTTTGAATTAGAACTGATTGACAAATGGGAAGGAATAATAGTTGACATTCTTTTTGAGATATCTGACATTCCTTTCAAAGCATATATTGAAATGAATTGCAAAGTGctaaaaatttaaaatacttctactgaaggtgaaaaaataatagcaaaacaTTTTCAAGCTCCTCCACCCAATACATGTTTTTTTCTTTGACTTTAGTGAAGAGAAATCTTTGAGGAATTTAGaaatttcaaccaactctaattTAAATATGAGAGATTTTTCTACAAAATATAGATATACTAGAATTAGAACAGGTCAAAAAATGTGAAGAGGGAGCAgtgtaattttcttttcttttcttttcttttcttttcttttcttttcttttcttaatagTCACAGATTTTTAGGACAGAAGGGGATTGAAAAAAATCCTAATTTCTTTTGCTGAAAttcataattttaatttaaaaaattaattaaaatacaaacttcaaaaaaaaaagttctccagCACTACCTTTGATTAGATAAAATTTCTTTATAATGCTGAGACGTTTCTTGGTCTCTTCCATGCTGTAGAATCTCTTGAGAGGTGAGATATTCCCTAGGGGATAACCCAGCTGAAGGGAAATTGTCTATTTTTCTGGATGAAATATCTTCATCCCTGTTTTCCTCAAAGCACCTTTCATCTccttgttcctgaggctgtagatAATGGGGTTCAAGATCGGAGTCACCACTGAGTAGAACAGAGAGAGTAACTTGTTCACATCTGGAGAGAAGCTGGACTTGGGGTGCACATACATGATAAGGGCCGTCCCGTAGAACAACGACACCACAATGAGGtgtgaggagcaggtggagaatgCTCTGCGCCTGCCTTCAGTGGACCTAATGTtaaggatggtggagatgatacAGATGTAGGACACCAGGATCAGCATGAAAGGCAGTATTAGGACGAAGGCAGCACCCAAAATTATCAGGATCTCAACCCAAGAGGTGTCCCCGCACACCAGCTTCAGCACCGGCTGGATCTCACAAAATAAGTGATTGATTACATTGGATCCACAAAAAGGAAGTGTGAAGACAAAAGTTGTGTGCCCCATGGCCGCCAAGGTGCCACAGATATATGAGCCACCTGTCAATTGGATGCAAACCCTCTTATTCATGATGGCAGTGTAGTGCAGTGGGTTGCATATGGCACTGTAGCGGTCATAGGCCATACAAGCAAGCAGGAAGCATTCAGTAACACCGAAGAATAGAAAGAAATACATCTGTACAGCACAACTGGCAAAGGACATGGTTTTACTCTCTGAGACCAAGTTGGCTAGTATCTTGGGTAGAGTCACTGATGTGTAACAGATCTCCAAGAAAGACAAGGTCCTGAGGAAGAAATACATAGGGGTGTGAAGAACAGGATCCACACTTATGATGATAATGATGAGGATGTTGCCCAGCACTGTGATGATGTAAATACATAGAAATACCATGAATAAAACAGGATTCATGTCTGGGTAATTAGAGAAGCCCAGTATGACAAACTCAATCACAGACgtgttttttctcattttcttcttcAGTATAATTCAACTtgagaattaaaaagaaaaactacatATTAGTTTGATACTTTAAATCAAATCAAACTGATATCTaatatatctatctatcacaACTTGTCCACTATCTCTCCACACATACATCCCTCTGTCTGTCTGATATGAATCAGGACTGACGCTATTTTGTTCCAATTCTCCTGTCACAACACTATCCATCCGGAGTAACTTCAGTAAGGTTGATGGTTCGCATTCTCCTCTCAGTCACAACAGGTTTATATTGGTGTATGCTCCTAACCTCAGTGTAAATATACCTTTTTTACTAGCATCAAAGGAAAAAAAACGTTGACTGATGAAATTGTACGTGTGTAAACCATGAGTGCGATCAGACACAG from Malaclemys terrapin pileata isolate rMalTer1 chromosome 12, rMalTer1.hap1, whole genome shotgun sequence includes the following:
- the LOC128846850 gene encoding olfactory receptor 10C1-like, giving the protein MRKNTSVIEFVILGFSNYPDMNPVLFMVFLCIYIITVLGNILIIIIISVDPVLHTPMYFFLRTLSFLEICYTSVTLPKILANLVSESKTMSFASCAVQMYFFLFFGVTECFLLACMAYDRYSAICNPLHYTAIMNKRVCIQLTGGSYICGTLAAMGHTTFVFTLPFCGSNVINHLFCEIQPVLKLVCGDTSWVEILIILGAAFVLILPFMLILVSYICIISTILNIRSTEGRRRAFSTCSSHLIVVSLFYGTALIMYVHPKSSFSPDVNKLLSLFYSVVTPILNPIIYSLRNKEMKGALRKTGMKIFHPEK